Proteins encoded by one window of Brevibacterium atlanticum:
- the steA gene encoding putative cytokinetic ring protein SteA: protein MKVRRHRENTTAPDRFGPAPARLDRRTKDLTKRLQPGDIAVIKHADIDRISAEALVACRPIAVINADKSISGRYPNLGPGIIVDAGIPLIDAAGAEIFDAVGEGEELSIDGNTVHLGEDEVASGVLQSPETIAEDMHAAEAGMNSVLVDFIDNTIEYIRKDSDLLSAELVVPEVKTTFTDRHVLIVVRGYHYKEDLAMLASYIREYRPLLIGVDGGADAIIEAGYRPDMIVGDMDSVSDTALTSGAEIVVHAYRDGTAPGTERVHALGVDCVAFAASGTSEDIAMLLADDKGAELIVAVGTHDTVMEFLDKGRKGMASTFITRLRVGSKLIDAKGVSLLYRQRISSLQLAVLIVAGLVALGVALFATSAGQTFLGLIGAQLDGFFGWIGSLFGGDPAAATESAGFIQGRTL, encoded by the coding sequence ATGAAAGTGCGTAGACACCGCGAGAACACCACCGCACCCGACCGGTTCGGTCCGGCTCCGGCCCGGCTCGACCGACGCACGAAAGACCTCACCAAGCGTCTCCAGCCCGGCGATATCGCCGTCATCAAACACGCCGACATCGACCGCATCTCCGCCGAAGCCCTCGTCGCCTGCCGCCCCATCGCGGTGATCAACGCCGACAAATCGATCTCCGGGCGCTACCCGAACCTCGGCCCGGGCATCATCGTCGACGCCGGCATCCCCCTCATCGACGCCGCCGGAGCCGAGATCTTCGACGCCGTCGGCGAAGGCGAAGAGCTCAGCATCGACGGCAACACCGTCCACCTCGGCGAGGACGAGGTCGCCTCTGGAGTCCTGCAGAGCCCCGAGACCATCGCCGAGGACATGCACGCGGCGGAAGCCGGCATGAACTCCGTGCTCGTGGACTTCATCGACAACACGATCGAATACATCCGCAAGGACTCCGACCTCCTCTCGGCCGAACTCGTCGTCCCCGAAGTGAAGACCACCTTCACCGACCGACACGTCCTCATCGTCGTCCGCGGCTACCACTACAAGGAGGACCTGGCGATGCTGGCCTCCTACATCCGCGAATACCGGCCGCTGCTCATCGGCGTCGACGGCGGAGCCGACGCCATCATCGAAGCCGGCTACCGGCCCGACATGATCGTCGGGGACATGGACTCCGTGTCCGACACCGCGCTGACTTCCGGAGCCGAGATCGTCGTCCACGCCTACCGTGACGGCACCGCGCCGGGCACCGAGAGAGTGCACGCCCTCGGCGTCGATTGCGTGGCCTTCGCCGCCTCGGGAACGAGCGAGGACATCGCGATGCTGCTGGCCGATGACAAGGGCGCCGAACTCATCGTCGCCGTGGGCACCCACGACACCGTCATGGAGTTCCTCGACAAGGGACGCAAAGGCATGGCCTCGACCTTCATCACCCGCCTGCGGGTGGGCTCGAAGCTCATCGACGCGAAGGGCGTCTCCCTGCTCTACCGGCAGCGCATCTCCAGCCTGCAACTGGCCGTGCTCATCGTCGCCGGCCTCGTCGCCCTCGGCGTCGCCCTGTTCGCCACCTCGGCGGGACAGACCTTCCTCGGCCTCATCGGCGCCCAACTCGACGGATTCTTCGGCTGGATCGGCTCCCTGTTCGGCGGGGACCCCGCAGCCGCCACCGAATCCGCCGGCTTCATCCAAGGACGTACCCTGTGA
- the recN gene encoding DNA repair protein RecN, protein MISELRISHLGVIAEAEVELDTGFTVVTGETGAGKTMFVSALSLLMGRKVGSGVVRKGAEKAEVEGIFTSVADTVRDRIEEAGGSADEEAIISRTVALKGRARATAGGRTVPISVLTDISSDLITLHGQSEQLRLKGAAQQRQLLDAAGGQELAEVADRYRAAYDSWKETESRVLRIKDSTAARRERILWLRGCLEAIDAVRPEPGEDETLAAQSAKLGAAAEITRAVGTAHDLLLGGEADDAGAAVDLVHQAISAVADVEGSDKELVTIREALGDAVLRLSDSAAELSSYLSGFDELGETSLEETEARRAELGTLAPYGQDVSEVLDFESRSAAELAELEAEDRDLDGLDAELEEARAAMEEAASALTTIRTATAEKFSADVSEELAALSMPKATVAFEITAREPTSHGADEVRLTFAAHESSTPDDIGRIASGGELSRVMLAIEVVRAASESIPTYVFDEVDAGVGGKAAVEIGRRLAKLARNAQVIVVTHLPQVAAWADTHVTIVKDDDAETVRSGVQELSDDERVTELSRMLAGMDDSASARAHAAELLDSARQVKEEATTGA, encoded by the coding sequence ATGATCTCCGAACTGCGGATCTCCCACCTCGGCGTCATCGCCGAAGCCGAGGTCGAACTCGACACCGGCTTCACCGTCGTCACCGGTGAGACCGGCGCCGGAAAGACCATGTTCGTCTCTGCCCTGTCCCTCCTCATGGGCCGCAAAGTCGGCTCCGGAGTCGTCCGCAAAGGAGCAGAGAAAGCTGAGGTCGAAGGCATCTTCACCTCCGTGGCCGACACCGTGCGCGACCGCATCGAAGAGGCCGGCGGATCGGCCGACGAGGAAGCGATCATCTCCCGCACCGTCGCCCTCAAAGGCCGTGCCCGCGCCACCGCGGGCGGCCGCACCGTGCCGATCTCCGTGCTCACCGACATCTCCTCCGACCTCATCACCCTCCACGGCCAGTCCGAACAGCTGCGCCTCAAGGGCGCTGCCCAACAGCGCCAGCTCCTCGACGCCGCCGGAGGGCAGGAACTCGCCGAGGTGGCCGACCGTTACCGTGCCGCCTACGACTCGTGGAAGGAGACCGAATCCCGCGTCCTGCGGATCAAGGACTCCACCGCAGCCCGCCGGGAGCGCATCCTCTGGCTGCGCGGCTGCCTCGAGGCCATCGACGCCGTCCGCCCCGAGCCCGGTGAGGACGAGACCCTGGCCGCCCAGTCGGCGAAGCTCGGCGCCGCTGCCGAGATCACCCGCGCCGTCGGTACCGCCCACGACCTGCTGCTCGGCGGAGAGGCCGACGATGCGGGAGCCGCCGTCGACCTCGTCCACCAGGCGATCTCCGCCGTCGCCGACGTCGAAGGCTCCGACAAGGAACTCGTCACCATCCGCGAAGCCCTGGGCGACGCGGTGCTGCGGCTCTCGGACTCCGCGGCCGAACTCTCCTCTTACCTCTCCGGCTTCGACGAACTCGGCGAGACCTCCCTCGAGGAGACCGAAGCCCGGCGTGCCGAACTCGGCACCCTGGCGCCCTATGGGCAGGACGTGAGCGAAGTCCTCGACTTCGAGTCCCGGTCCGCAGCCGAACTCGCCGAACTCGAGGCTGAGGACCGCGACCTCGACGGACTCGACGCCGAACTCGAGGAAGCACGCGCCGCCATGGAAGAAGCCGCCTCGGCGCTGACGACGATCCGCACCGCCACAGCGGAGAAGTTCTCCGCCGATGTCAGCGAAGAGCTGGCCGCCCTGTCGATGCCGAAGGCCACCGTCGCCTTCGAGATCACCGCACGCGAACCCACCAGCCACGGCGCCGACGAGGTGCGGCTGACCTTCGCCGCCCACGAATCCTCGACCCCGGACGACATCGGCAGGATCGCCAGCGGCGGTGAGCTCTCCCGCGTCATGCTCGCCATCGAGGTCGTCCGCGCGGCCAGCGAATCCATCCCCACCTACGTCTTCGACGAGGTCGACGCCGGCGTCGGCGGCAAAGCCGCCGTCGAGATCGGCCGCAGACTCGCGAAACTCGCTCGCAACGCCCAGGTCATCGTCGTCACCCACCTGCCGCAGGTCGCCGCCTGGGCCGACACACACGTGACCATCGTCAAGGACGATGACGCCGAGACCGTGCGCTCGGGCGTCCAGGAGCTCAGCGACGACGAACGCGTCACCGAGCTCTCCCGGATGCTGGCAGGTATGGACGACTCCGCCTCGGCGCGGGCCCACGCCGCGGAACTCCTCGACTCCGCACGGCAGGTCAAGGAGGAGGCGACGACGGGCGCATGA
- a CDS encoding copper transporter: MIDFRYHLVSLVSVFLALAVGIVLGAGPLKEPIGESLQSQVDALRSDRDNLRTDLDAAKGNIDKQNDFVTSAAPELIGGALKDQDVSIIAAPDADPEQVEEVSNRVKEADGTIAGDVSFVDNTLGLQDSTDFLEKLRTIVPDLPQDDSTAIRAALVIALTGNASMLEDAEDRKAAEKQSTKLYDAFVDADRLRTDTDHKTTSLFIVIDDENSTLAEEDKPSPQASGDKAIRSLVTDFITALTAESTSVVVAGDAVSAQNGLVNILRTEKSRASTVDGLGLGAGPVITVRALAAGEDGTHGHFGFADDAEEILPGKTTAEKEDAE, translated from the coding sequence GTGATTGACTTCCGCTACCACCTCGTCTCCCTCGTCTCGGTGTTCCTCGCCCTGGCCGTCGGCATCGTCCTCGGTGCGGGGCCGCTCAAGGAGCCGATCGGCGAATCCCTGCAGAGCCAGGTCGACGCATTGCGGTCCGACCGCGACAACCTGCGCACCGACCTCGACGCCGCCAAGGGCAACATCGACAAGCAGAACGACTTCGTCACCTCGGCCGCACCCGAACTCATCGGGGGCGCGCTCAAAGACCAGGACGTCAGCATCATCGCCGCCCCTGACGCCGACCCCGAACAGGTCGAGGAGGTCAGCAACCGGGTCAAGGAAGCCGACGGCACCATCGCCGGGGACGTGTCCTTCGTGGACAACACGCTCGGCCTCCAGGACTCCACTGACTTCCTCGAGAAGCTGCGCACCATCGTGCCGGACCTGCCGCAGGACGATTCGACGGCGATCCGCGCGGCTCTCGTCATCGCCCTGACCGGCAACGCCTCGATGCTCGAGGACGCTGAGGACCGGAAGGCCGCGGAGAAGCAGTCGACGAAGCTCTATGACGCCTTCGTCGATGCCGACCGACTGCGCACCGACACCGACCACAAGACGACATCGCTGTTCATCGTCATCGACGACGAGAACTCGACCCTGGCGGAGGAGGACAAGCCGAGCCCGCAGGCCAGCGGAGACAAGGCCATCCGCAGCCTCGTGACCGACTTCATCACCGCGCTCACCGCCGAGTCCACCTCGGTCGTCGTCGCCGGCGATGCGGTCTCGGCACAGAACGGACTCGTCAACATCCTCCGCACGGAGAAGTCCCGGGCCAGCACCGTCGACGGCCTCGGCCTCGGCGCCGGCCCCGTCATCACCGTCCGGGCCCTGGCCGCTGGTGAGGACGGCACCCACGGTCACTTCGGCTTCGCCGACGACGCCGAGGAGATCCTCCCGGGCAAGACCACTGCCGAGAAGGAGGACGCCGAATGA